The Streptomyces sp. 135 sequence GGCGGCGCGCGGAAAGCTTCTCGCGGCGCGCGGCAAACGCCTTACGGCGCGGAGCAAACGCCCTGCGACGCGAGGCAATCGCCTTGCGGCGCGCGGCATGCCCTTCTCCTCCCGCAGGAAACTCCTCGCGGCCGCGATCGCCCTCGCCGTCGTCGCCGCCGGACTCGTCACGGTGCGCGCCCTGGACTCCACCGGCACCCGCGTCACCGCCTACTTCGACCGTGCCGTCGGCATCTACGCCGGTTCCGACCTGCGCGTCCTCGGCGTCAGGGTCGGCGAGGTGGAGTCGGTCCACCCCCAGGGCACCCGCGTGCGGGTCGAGCTGGCGCTGGACGACGGCATACGCGTACCGAAGTCGGCACGGGCCCTGGTGGTCGCGCCCAGCGTCGTCGCCGACCGCTACGTGCAGCTCACCCCGGCCTACCGTTCAGGGCCCGCCCTCGCCGACGGCGCCGTACTGCCCGCCTCCCGCAACCGCACCCCGGTCGAGATCGACCAGCTGTACGCCTCGATCACCGACCTGAGCGAGGCGCTCGGGCCGGACGGGGCCAACTCCTCCGGGGCCCTGTCCGAGCTGCTGAGGACGGGTGCCGCCAACCTCGACGGCAACGGCGAGGCCATCGGCAGCGGCATCGAGGAGTTCGGCAAGGCCACCAAGACCCTCGACGGCTCCAGCGACGACCTGTTCGCCACCCTCCGCAGCCTCCAGACCTTCACCACCATGCTGAAGGACAAGGACACCGACGTACGCACGGCACAGGAGCGGCTGGACACCGTCGTCGGCTACTTCGCCGACAACAAGGACGACCTCGCGGGCGCGCTGAAGGAACTCGGCACCGCACTCGGCCAGGTGAAGACCTTCGTCAAGGACAACCGGGGCGAGCTGGAGAAGAACGTCGAACGGCTCGTCCCGATCACCCGGGCCCTGGCCCGCAACCGCACCTCGCTGGCCGAGGCCCTGGACGTC is a genomic window containing:
- a CDS encoding MCE family protein, encoding MPFSSRRKLLAAAIALAVVAAGLVTVRALDSTGTRVTAYFDRAVGIYAGSDLRVLGVRVGEVESVHPQGTRVRVELALDDGIRVPKSARALVVAPSVVADRYVQLTPAYRSGPALADGAVLPASRNRTPVEIDQLYASITDLSEALGPDGANSSGALSELLRTGAANLDGNGEAIGSGIEEFGKATKTLDGSSDDLFATLRSLQTFTTMLKDKDTDVRTAQERLDTVVGYFADNKDDLAGALKELGTALGQVKTFVKDNRGELEKNVERLVPITRALARNRTSLAEALDVAPLAADNLVGAYDTGTGRIDGRANLNEISMGGPLLPLPVTGGTGPSGSPSPSSTPSSSPSVPPTREGAR